Part of the Arsenicicoccus sp. oral taxon 190 genome, ACGCACCTGCGGGCGGCACCCTGCGGCCTCGGCTTGCGCCACCGCCTCGTCGAACCTCGCCACCTGCGCCAGCACCTCGGGGTGCCCGGGCGAGTCGGCGTAGGCGAAGTGCTGCATGATCCCGACCACCGCGACGGCGCCCTCGGCCTCCAGCGCCCGGGCGCGGTGCAGCAGGTCGGTGTAGGCCTGGCCGTGCAGCACGCCGTTGCGCCCGAGGCCGGTGTCGACCTTGAGGTGGACCCGCGCGGTGCGCTCGGTGGCGCGGGCGGCCTCGGCGACGGCCTCCAGCCCCCACGGCGCCGACACCGCGAGGTCGACCTCCGCGGCCACGGCCGCCTCGAGGTCGGCGCCCGGCACGTAGAGCCAGGACAGCACGGGGGCGGTGATGCCGGCGGCCCGCAGCGCCAGCGCCTCCGCCAGCTGGGCCACACCCAACCAGGTCGCCCCGCCGCGCAGGGCCGCCAGGGCCGAGGGCACCAGGCCGTGGCCGTAGCCGCCGGCCTTGACGACGGCCATCACACCGGCGCTGCCGGCGAGCTCGTCGAGGCGGCGCGTGTTGTCGCTGATCGCGGCGAGGTCGATGCACAGCTCGCCCGCATAGGTGACCCCGGTCATGGCGTCAGCGGCCCTCCCCGGCCCGGGTCAGCAGCCGCGCCACGGTGCGCGGCAGCTGGTGGGCGACGTCCAGGGCCCGCACCGGCCCGCCGGGGTTGGCGTCGTGGGCCGCGACCCCGTGGACCAGGGCCGCGACGGACCCGGCGTCCAACGGGTCGAGCCCGGCCGCGAGCAGCGCTCCGGCGAGGCCGGCGAGCACGTCGCCCGA contains:
- the alr gene encoding alanine racemase, which translates into the protein MTGVTYAGELCIDLAAISDNTRRLDELAGSAGVMAVVKAGGYGHGLVPSALAALRGGATWLGVAQLAEALALRAAGITAPVLSWLYVPGADLEAAVAAEVDLAVSAPWGLEAVAEAARATERTARVHLKVDTGLGRNGVLHGQAYTDLLHRARALEAEGAVAVVGIMQHFAYADSPGHPEVLAQVARFDEAVAQAEAAGCRPQVRHVANSAATLTNPSLAYDLVRPGLAVYGLSPVPDLGGPQDYGLTPAMTWTAPLSQVKAVPAGQGLSYGHEYHTPTDTLVGVLPLGYADGLPRAATNVGPVQVAGERHTVSGRVCMDQVVIDLGPDSPAQAGDRCVLWGTGRDGEPTAQDWADATGTISYELITRVGERVPRRYLGAEATWPLR